Sequence from the Asterias amurensis chromosome 14, ASM3211899v1 genome:
GAGGTATAGATCACATGATGTCTCAGTTTGTAAATTGTATTCAATGTATTGCTGTGTCACTGACACTgtcagatgatgatgatggagcATTCAATATTCAATTCATGAATTGAATAGGGTAACtcgtattaaaggaacacgttgccttggatcggacgagttggtcaaaacaaaagcgtttgtaaccggtttttataaaatgcatatggttggaaagatgttttaaaagtagaatacaatgatccacacaagtttgcctcgaaattgcgtggttttccttctactgtgcgaactaacatggtcggccatttatgggagtcaaaattttgacccccataaatggccgacgtgttagtcgacgaggtaaaaggaaaaccacgcaatttcgaggcatgtttgtgtggatcattgtattctacttttacaacatctttctacccatatgcattttataaaaaacggttacaaacgcttttcaaagaccaactcgaccgatccaaggcaacgtgttcctttaaaatggcgACAATATTACTAAAGATCCGGTGTTGTTTTCATTAAATTATGcgtaaaataaattattgctTAAACTTCATTACtacataaaacataaaacaacgAAACTGTTTTACCTGTCTGAGTCGGAGTCTCGATCACTGAACTAACAAAACTCACGTGTGTTGTGGTGTGACAGCGCCCGCTAGAGGGCTGTACTGTCAAATGGTCAAAGTTCAATTTAAAGCTCAGCAACATCGCTGgccttttttcaagttttatAAACAACATAAATGTTGTTCATAAAAATATGTATTCATAAAGAGTATTCATTGATAAAGTGTAAATAAGTAGGTTttataattgatttgttttaaatttaacttTTTAGGAGATACTAGTGTATTACATTAATATTTTTGGATATATTGTGCTTTTTTATAATCTGTCATTACCAAATATTTATGTTTAACCTGTAGTAGACAAGACTAGTtctaaaaagaaacacaaaatagaCTGGTAACAACAAGTTTGACATTTTGTACATTGCGCAAGTTGTTGTAGGCGTCCAGGTAACGGCCACTTATAAACGGACAATGCAAATCGGTAATCGATCTGGCTGGCGTGGAAACAACAAACATTGATCGAGAGAAGAACTAGCGGCCGTCGCGTGGTGGTCTAGCCGAGATATCGACGCGTAAGTCCCCGAGGCGACTCGACCATACCCGCCTGTCCATCCCGACCCTCAACGTTTTCCCGTGTACTGTTGGGGTGTTATTGTCTTAACGGTTGTGTGCGTGAACATACAATTTGTGAAAACAAGCGAGATCCGACAAAAAGTAATTCGGCCCGGTTGGCAACATCGAGCAACGAACATACAGTCCTACCGTACTCAGCAGCAGGGGTTCGCAGCAGGACAGGGGCCAGAAAACAGGAGGTCATGCAGCAGGGGAGGCAGTTACCTCAACGAGACGTCCTGCTAACTGCAGAGTACAGTGCAATACCAAACATCGtaatctttttttaaagttatgcCGTGGTAAGgatgcttattattattaaactttaCTTAAATATTTAATCATATTCGTTGCCTTGTCAATGTCAGGTTGTTTTATAGTCGGTCAGATTTCTGTTCAAAATATTTAATCATATTCGTTGCCTTGTCAATGTCAGGTTGTTTTATAGTCGGTCAGATTTCTGTTCAGTTGGTTATGGTTTTAAAAACTCTGGTATTAATGGAATATTGGGAAAAAGTTTCTGTatcatgccaccactttttcattcgatatgaaatagtATAACTCaatgaaaatctcttttgtaaaaatgagtggaaaagtggtggcaggatacaaaaAGTTATCCGAATAATATGGCTAATTTATTAGCTTCAAAATACAAATTGactttatttataattttaagGAAATTTACACATGTTTCAACTACCAACCTTCATGGTTACTTATTAATTGCACTTcaaatcacaaaacaaaactatatgCTTttacatagttgcgataacgtaaccctcctgccgacgccaggagggttacgttttcGCAACTAGCTTTCACAGTGCCACACGTACCAGTTATTGATGTTGTTGAATAACTGTTTGTTTCAGGTTCATAATATCTTTTCTTGCTGTgctgtttggggggggggggcacaaaatGATGACCACAAATTTTGTATCGGAATATTTTTATTCTACTAACCTGTATCCTCCTACCCAATCAATATGAAAACAACCCCATTTTTTATTAACATGGCTACAATATCTTGGCCAGGTTTGTCTGGTCTAAGACTTTAAGAGCCTAGGAAGGGTCAATAGTTGTGGTTAATCGCAAAATGACAAATCACTCAAATATAATGACTTGATTCTTGGTTAATGATAAACATACATTTTCTATTAATATCTTTCTAATTTTCTCTTTGCAGATTCCTAATATAGTTTCTACCTAATAGTGGAACATTAAGATCACTCAGCCAGTAGACTATGGAAACTGAGTTCAGAATTTCCAGGGAGCAGTTATTCACAGCTTGTTGGGAGTTACAGAGTTAATCATGAAAACTAAGCCCAAAAAGTCCAAGAATAAATCTGCACAATCAATGAACAAAGTTGTAATCCGTAACTATGACGAGACCCCCATGAAGTTCCGCTCCAAGATAGACCCACTGAATCTCGAGGAACACAAGTTGGAATTCCTACAACACGGTCACATCTCGCAATTTCAGTTCAAGACATTCCATGATGATTCAACTGGTAGCAAAGATGGTCAGATCAAATTTGATCTCCTTCCTGAGGCTACCCGCATCCTTGAGATGGTTCGGGAGGAGTTTGGATGCGGAGATCGTTATATAGAGCAAGCATTTGGGCCAAGGATTGAAGTAGAGGAGGCATCTAATCTGATCACTAGTTACCTGAAAGAAAGTGGATCAGAAGGAATGATGACCGTCAGTTGGAGCAAGGATCTGTCATGCAGGTTGGAAAACAGCTCTTGTTTCACTAAGATCTTCTATTCCAAAGTCTTATCCATCCTTTTACACAAATCAGCTTGTTAAGTGTTCCTTCCACTAAGAAAAGGGAATTGTAGGAGCACCAAGAAACCTATATTTAGATGTTGCTTAATTAAATTACATTTGAATACTCAATAACAAAGGATTGAAATTCAAATCAATGCCTTCTCCCCAGTTggtattgtattgtttttgtaTACTGCAAGAAAAGGAATACCCTGTAGATTTTGAATTATTCAACaaagttaaaggcagggtatacttttggtaaagtcaaagaccattatcctcacttggtgtcttcctactcctagaactatgaggttcgttcagAGCTGATAGTGGAACGaactcatagttctaggagtagtgtctcccaacatacataaaataccaaacctttgaaaatttgggctcaattggtcatcaaagttgcgagaataaaatgaaagaaaaaactacctTGTTGCTTAGACATGTGTGTTTCAGATTCCTGAGAAAGGCTTAATGCCCGAAGATTCAAATTCTATCAATGTTTTATCAAATGAACAGCTCTTCTCTTTACCAAATTCATTAACTTgtggagtaataaccaaaaaGTACAACCTTCTTTTAAAGGAAGGTTGTACAGACACATCAAAAAGATGCCTATTAATTCttcttttgtgattttgtttcttccatTAGTGGTCAGATGTGTTGGCATGGTCCTTCTCTTCGATATAACCGGCCTGAGGCAAGGAAGTACTTCATGTGGATCAAGAACTCTAAAGATAATCTGTATCTTCGCGAGCATGGAATCCGCTGTCTAGCAAACCATGAAATTGCAACACACTTTGTATCCTTTTACAGATCTCCTAAAAGATTATTTGTCAAAGTTTTATTATAGATGGATTCATTGCAACATTCAAGCAAAGCTTCTTTGTAGCACAATAATGAAGGATATGATGTTAGTTTGATGAAGCATGACATAGTTATGTCTTAGTGTTTGACCAtacaatatcatccactgtggtttggaATGATAGAGACAATTCTATGCCAACCTGCAATCTGATAATTCATGTAGTGAATGCACCTACAcagtacacaatgtacacagtcaaccctcctactgtctgaccatacaatatcatccactgtggtttggaATGATAGAGACAATTCTATGCCAACCTGCAATCTGATAATTCATGTAGTGAATGCACCTACAcagtacacaatgtacacagtcaaccctcctactgtctgaccatacaatatcatccactgtggtttggaATGAAAGAGGCAATTCTATGCCAACCTGCAATCTGATAATTCATGTAGTGAATGCacctacacagtacacagtgtacacagtcaaccctcctactgtctgaccatacaatatcatccactgtggtttggaATGAAAGAGGCAATTCTATGCCACCTGCAATCTAATAATTCATGTAGTGAATGCacctacacagtacacagtgtacacagtcaaccctcctactgtctgaccatacaatatcatccactgtggtttggaATGATAGAGACAATTCTATGCCAACCTGCAATCTGATAATTCATGTATTGAATGCACCTACAcagtacacaatgtacacagtcaaccctcctactgtctgaccatacaatatcatccactgtggtttggaATGAAAGAGGCAATTCTATGCCaacctgcaatatgatatcatgtggtgaatgcacgTACAaagtacacaatgtacacagtcaaccctcctactgtctgaccattcaatatcatccaccaTTGGTTTGGAATGATAGATGCACTAGTTATGTCAACCTGCAATATGACAtctattcaattaaattcaatattTATTCACCAGCATGAAAATCATTTCCTCTGTTTGCCTATATATAACAATTTACAAATATTAAAGACAGCAGATAAACCGTTAAATAAGAACAAGACGTGGTTGGGTGAATGCACCTACAcagtacacaatgtacacagtcaaccctcctactgtctgaccattcaatatcatccaccaTGGCTTTGAATGATAGATGAACAAATTGCATATTAATTTAGAACACAGTTAACACAGttaactgaaataaaaaaaagctgGATTTAATTGTGTAAGCTTTCAAGCCCAAATAAGGGGAACATTTATGGGGAAGTTGATGGTTTAAGtaagtggtttttgttttaattaacaaACTCATATGAATATCATTATATCAAAGAATACTTCCTTAACATTTGTTGCCAGTATCGATCATTGAATGATGGCCTACAACCTTGGTTTTCACATCGTCAGAGGTTTGGTCTTGGCAGCTTGAGCAGTTATACGTTAACAGAATCAGAAGAGGGCTTAGCGTCGATCAACACAATGTTAGAAGCAAATCAGAAGTATCTCTACTTTCAAGCTTTGACATATTGTAAGTCTAGACAATATCACACTGATCAATATCAATTGGTGTTTTAAGAGGTGTTGTAAGGGcatttgctttcagatggtATGATATGGCCAGTTAATTAGCTGGTCTCCCATTCTTAAACACCTGTGCTCATTTTCAGGTTATATCTTGAAACGAGGAAATAGTAGGGCAGATAGGGAAACTATTTTGGGCCTTGACAATAACTGATTTCAGCACACAGTCAGAGTATGAcatgagaaagatatttggcTATGGGGGCCATCCCAGATGTTATTTGGGGAAAACATGTAGAATTTTAAAAATGGCTGCCATTCCCATTGTAATCCCTTTTTTTCCAAGTGAATAATCTTTGATGAGTCTGTAGCCAATATCAAAGTCTGTAACAAACTCTGAGTGCCAAATTGCATGCTCGTATCAATAAAGGTGCACTCCGAGAATCAACCTGGCATATGAAAAGTGTAATGTCTACAAGGGATCTTGATAGCCCATTAACCAGTATAACATTCTTCTTTCCCGTTTAACAGATGTGGCGTGCAAAGCAACAGAGCTAACATTTCAAGAGTTATTTGATCATCTTGGCCAATACGTTGTCGACCAGGAACTTAGATGGAAGTATGTCATGAGAGTAAAACGCTGCTTGCAGGATCCTGGCAGTGTAGGGGGTTATGGAAAAGACCAATGCTACTTTGCGGGTAAGATATAAACAAACCCCTTGGGTATGATGTCACAAgctttaaacagcgccctcactgaggtcaaaagGAAAACGTAtcatagaccccttgcatgtgacgtcaaacGCTCAAAAAAGCACCCTCATTACTGGAGTCAAAAAGccccttcactggggtcaaaggaggcagaTGATTGGAAggtagctgttctttgtgcgtcaAACAGGCGCGGGACCCCAGCCTCCTTGTAGCACTTGGCGTTATGCAAGGGTCTTTTTGCTGATGATGGCGCGTTCTTGTGTATCCACTGTTCCTCAGTGATGGCGGTTTATGCAAGAAATCTGTTCTGACAGCGTAAAATTGTCCAGTGATTCGTAACATCTTTTGTTGTGTGTGAAGGGATGAGCAATTTGAGGTTTATCTTAGTAAGCATTAAATATGAAGTATGGGCCTGAGAACACATGTCCACACAGGGTTTtcaccagtgttgaagaatagtaTTTGAAGACcccaaagtaaagcattgaaACTGCTCTAAAGACTACCTCTCTTctgaaaatattaattaatgaTCTTTCCTTGCAGGTGCTGTGGACATTCTTCGTAATATTGACACTACAGATTTCCATCTGATGTATGCCGGCAAGATCAGCAGAGAGGAGATACCTCGGATCAAACGTCTGGCTCGTCTTGACTTCATCAAGCTGCCAATATTCCTTCAGAATATGGAGTCCTACCGAAAACAGCTCAGACATATAGCTGTTGTCAATGGACTCATTCAGATCAAATCTGTTGGAAAATCTAGCCAGAAATCCTCACAGATGAGTAAGTTTGGCAAAAAGAAAGTTCCTCGACCTCCTTCAGCAATGTCTCACAGCTTACGGGAAAATTCAGATAAAGATGTCCGCTGTGCATCACAGACTTCATCAAGGTACACCCCGTCATCAAGACATTCTACCAAGACAAAGTCTAACACTAAACATGCCAACAAGAGCAGTAGTTGCCGCACAAAGAAGCAACCATCTCAGAGATCAGTATCACCACTGAGTGAATCAGAAAGCAAGACGGTCGTCAAGATGATTTACATCACTAAGGAGGATAAGAAAGAGAAAGACAAGAAGCTATCATGGTGGTCGTCTAGATCCCCATCTCCTGTAAATGGTAATGTACCAAGTGAGGATAGGATGACTGCCGTTAGCCCGGTGCCATATTCACCTCACCGATGGCTGCTAAGGAGACGTAATAGAACATCACCCAATACTTTAGGGAAAGTTAATGAAACCAAAGATAATGCTAGGTCTACCTCACAACATCCTCTTATAAAGATATGACTTCTCACAGTTTCAAAACCTATGTAGTTTCTATGTCATTCTGTAGTCAAATTAGATGTAACAACTTTTATCACAACTATTTCTCTCAGTGATGCTGATTGCTGAGATGGTATGTCAACTCCTTAGtttcagtaagttgtcttggcAACAAATCAACGCATTCCACACAATCAGTGGACTAGGCAAGATAAGTATTTCTTGTATAGTCAGATTGCGTTAACTTGTTCTCAAGAACctgtcttgctatttattctcTTGTGCTTAATGTGAGTGAGTTTTTTAGGGTGCTAaccaaaagcacacaaaaagtcATGCTAACCTGCCGTTGCTTATTGTATAGACCAATTAGAATTCACTTCATGGCAGTGAAATTTATAACGAGTAGTTTTGTGATCCACTAAGGGAAAGTAGAAGTACCAGTCAAGATCTACCTCCCCAAAGGTCGCACTAGCAGGATCAAAACAGTTCTTGTCTAAAGTAGTCACCCCGACAGTAGGAAACAAGGTCCCAAAGAACAATTCTACACAGCAAATTAGATATacacttggtgttaccgcaaactaataTTGATCTCAacgtgcaatgcctcaaaatccATATAAATTATTTGATTAGCTGTTTGTCATGTAGTGGTCTGGCACTGATAAAGCTATGTACCTTTTTAGTTCTTTGGGATTCTAGACACATCATCATCAGGCTAGCATGTACAAACATTGCCACAATAATTGTATTGTAAAATATTCAACATGTCTACagttaggatttgaaactttgcatggtggatgaTAACTAGCCCCCTaggagaggtttgcagtaacatcatgtgaatatctctttttaagaagtgttggttctgaaaagaaccattgtgGTTAAGGACTCAACGTTTTAATCAGTAGGCCTGTAGGGTTTGAGACTTTGGCAACTTCTTCAAgccctttttttctcttctttttttttaacttcagaATTTTTTTGGCACCACATCTTTAAAACCTTTAAATTTTCtctaatttgatttaaaaaatttgtttctgTACAATGTCTTTGTTAACATCCTTTGAGCATAGAGAAAGGTAGTCTAACCTAACTCCATGCTTTAACAAGCAATAAATTCTTCAAGTTAATTTCTGATACTCAGGATGTTTTTGTACTGATTTAAAGCAATCAATTTACCATACTGTTATGTTATGATTATTTTATCACaatttgattatttgatcacaaaatgattattttatcacaaaagCAGGGCCCAGTTTAATAGAGCTGGTCCAGCAGACAAAAGTACTTTAGaagtagctctatgaagttggactCCATAGAGCTGTTACATAGAGCTGTATTTTTAGTGAACACATTTGTCATTTAGGAGCAGAAAAATCCACGCAATACATATTGATTGgcatatttacattttgtgcagatattttgttttgccattGTGTTGGTGTATTTCAAGGTTGGACTGCGACTGAGGATTATTCTTTATATGGGATCAGGCAGTTTGGGTGTCGAGTTACCGTATGGTGTTGGGTTATGTTAGAGTGTGGAAGGATCTTAATAAATCACTCATGGGTGATCAGGGctggcataccaccataatcagagtccaacagtttggtgCTGAGTTACCATATGGTGTATGGTTTTGTTAGAGTGAGGATGAATCCTAGTAAATCactcatgggatcaggcataccaccataatctgagtccaacagtttgggtgctGAGTTTACCATATGAAATACCAGAATGTTTATTCCTTCATCTTGGGGCGGTGTTTCTGTTTATCGTGTCGCTAGAAAATGTATATTTTGTCTTTTAACTAGACCTATTGAATCATGAAGTGTGTGAATTCAAATTATAAATTCTGTACTCTCTTAGCCATCGGGTCAGCTATAAGCTTACATTAACTTattggaaaattaaaaagaaattttagatttttttttgataGCTCATATTTAGAttagaaatatttttgtcttttcATCTGCTTTGAATATCCGTTGAATCTTGcctaaaatattatttataactaAATTAGAAAATAgcattagctgttgcaaactgtttaccaaccGAGAGGATCTGTGGTATAAATGTAAACAcaatagcagagtctttctataATTAGATAATAATACATGCAGTGTGTGATATTAAACAAGTCAGGTTTCTAGTTGGTAATAAGTTGCAAGGCCTCTTTGAGAAAATTTACTTCTCTTGCTGTTTAATTTTGACTAATTTTGTTCTTCAAATGAAGATAGAAACCCACACTTTGGGAAgtaaggttaaaggcagtggacactaatggtaattactcaaaataattattatcataaaacctttcttcattacaagtaatggggagaggttgatagtataaaacattgtgagaaacagctccctttgaagtgacgtagttttcgagaaagaagtattttagaatttgaggtatcgaaatcaagcatcttgaaagcacacaacttcatgtgaccatggtgcaacaagggtgttttttctttcattaataataatatctcgcaacttcgacgaccgattgagctcaaattttcacacgtttgttattttatgcatgttgagatacaccaactgtgaagactagtctttgacaattaccaagtgtccagcgtctttaaccATGTATAAATCTCTATTGGGACGAGTGTTGGCTTTGAGAAGATTTGTTGCTGTGTGGTCTCATTGTTTCAAACAGTATCTTGTCTTGAGGAGACTACTTTAGGTTGCAGCAAGGGCTGGATGAATGCACAGGGTAGACCATCAGAGGTCTAGCaatctcctgaagatgagcagagtatacttgTATCAAATTGTCAAGATCACAAccgctcttttcagagccatcactcccccaaaagagatttacgcATGGTTGACAAGCTCATTAGTGATAGTTTGTCCACAGcctgcaaagcttcaaacatcactgaTACAACCACACCCTGGTGGTGAGGGTAGTTAAATGCAAAGATTGGTCAAACTTCCGTCTTATTGTCATtgattccaagcaaacatgagAAAATGTTCGTTTCAACAAACCTTGGAAAATTTGCTTTTGTGCCATTTGAAAGACATGAGCCACATGGCAATAACAATACACTGTTAAAAATGAATTTTGGGAGAgatgaacttttcacatttacattgttttgaaaaatatatCGTTAACAAAATTTACTTTTAACAAAATTTACTTGTCCCAATGCTTTTTAGACATTAAATGTTACAACACAATTTGCCTTTCTGTagaagattttttattttagtttatttcCAGTGTgctcataataataatgaaaagtgTGTGAACTATACAGGAACAAAAATAAACTCGGATGCAAGTTTTATTTGAGAAACATTCTACGTCCATTTTTAttgaagttttaaaaacataagTTCTTTTCCAAATACCAATGTACTTAAACTTTTTAATCTAAGCAGTTA
This genomic interval carries:
- the LOC139946960 gene encoding microtubule-associated tyrosine carboxypeptidase 1-like; amino-acid sequence: MKTKPKKSKNKSAQSMNKVVIRNYDETPMKFRSKIDPLNLEEHKLEFLQHGHISQFQFKTFHDDSTGSKDGQIKFDLLPEATRILEMVREEFGCGDRYIEQAFGPRIEVEEASNLITSYLKESGSEGMMTVSWSKDLSCSGQMCWHGPSLRYNRPEARKYFMWIKNSKDNLYLREHGIRCLANHEIATHFYRSLNDGLQPWFSHRQRFGLGSLSSYTLTESEEGLASINTMLEANQKYLYFQALTYYVACKATELTFQELFDHLGQYVVDQELRWKYVMRVKRCLQDPGSVGGYGKDQCYFAGAVDILRNIDTTDFHLMYAGKISREEIPRIKRLARLDFIKLPIFLQNMESYRKQLRHIAVVNGLIQIKSVGKSSQKSSQMSKFGKKKVPRPPSAMSHSLRENSDKDVRCASQTSSRYTPSSRHSTKTKSNTKHANKSSSCRTKKQPSQRSVSPLSESESKTVVKMIYITKEDKKEKDKKLSWWSSRSPSPVNGNVPSEDRMTAVSPVPYSPHRWLLRRRNRTSPNTLGKVNETKDNARSTSQHPLIKI